From the Actinomadura luzonensis genome, the window AGCGCCTGTGGCACCGGCCTCGAACCGCCGCCCGCCCGGCCCCCGACCGGCCCGCCACCGATGACCGCACGCCCGAACCGATCCGGCCGCGCGCCCCCCACCTGGGCCGCGCCCATCTGTCCCGCGCCCACCTGGGCCGCGCCCACCTGTCCAGCGCCCACCTGGGCCGCGCCCGCCTGTCCAGCGCCCCGCCGCACCCGCCGCGCGGGCCGGGCCGGCGGCACGGCGTTCGTCCTGTCGGACAGGTGCCAGCGCCCCCCGTCGATCACCGTCGCGCTCTCACCGCCGCCCGCACCTTCCTGAGCCGCGGCGGCACCCCGGCCGTCGGCCCCCACGACAGGGGTGGTGACCGTGTTCTCCACCGTCTCTGCGCCCTCGTCCGACCCGGGACGGACCTTGGCGACGGCGGCCAGCACCACCTTGCCGGCCCCTTCCGGCGCCGTGAGGGTCACGTCCACCGAGCGCGGCCCCGCCGCCGCCTTCCCGAGCCGGCACACCCGCGCCTCGGGCAGCACCGTGGCGCCACCCCGCTCGACGGCCCCCGCCAGGGTGAGCGCCCGGCCGGCGAGCCGCGCCGCCCCCCGGTCCGCCGCCCCCCGCTCCGCCGTGCCCGCCGTGCCCGCCGCGACCACCGCAGCGCCCTCAGACCGGCCCTCGTCCCCGCCCGCGCTCCCGGCCCACGGCCCCGCGGACGGTTCCGGCGCCACCGGCCCAGCGGCCGTGCACGTCACGGCCGACAGCGCCGCCACCGGGCTGGCGGCCACGGCCACCCGCCCGCCCCCTCCGGCCATCCCGTTCACCCGGATGCGGAAGCGCTGCATGTCCCCGGTACGGAGCCACTTGCCCGCCCCGCCGTCCTCGGCCGCCCCCACCCGCTCCAGCACCAGCGACACGCCCGCCGCCGCCACCGGCACGGCAGGCGCCGCCGCCAGGATCACCACCCCGGCCAGCATCCAGCCCCGACGCATCACGCCAACTCCCCCGCTGCGACAGATCACCCGTAAATCACGCCTAGTAACCATTGTGTCACAGAGAGGGACGTCTTAATCAGCCAGGAGGATGCTCTCCACGGTCTTCATGATGGGCAGGTCGGCCCCGAGCCACTCGACGTCGTAGTACTCGCCCGGCCCCAGCCACCGGAGCTCCAGGTGCTCCCGGGGCTCGGGCGTGCCGGAGGCGAGCGTGGCGAGCCAGACCCGCATCACGTACCCGGCCGACAGCGGCCAGTCGCCGCCGACCCGCTCACCCACCGTGACCTCGACGCCCAGCTCCTCGCGGCACTCCCGGACCAGCGCCTCCGCCTCGCTCTCCCCCGGGTCCACCTTCCCCCCGGGGAACTCCCACCCGCCGGCCAGCGCGGGGGGCTCGGCCCGCTGGGCGGCCAGCACCCGGCCGCCCGAGTCGACGATCACCGCCGCCACGACCACGATCACGCTCATGCGCCGCGGCTCCTCATCAACGTCGTTCGCCTCACAGGGTGGGATTCTGCAGCTTCTTGAGCTGTTCGAGCACATCGGGGTTCTGCAGGGGACGGGTGAAGCCGACCCGGTTGGTACGCGCCGAGTAGCTGGTCACCTTGATCGGACCGCACCGCGTGCACCGGGCCTCCAGCATCTTCCCCTTGGAGACGACCAGCCCGACGTGCCCCGGGTTGTTCGCCGAGGTGCCCGGCCCGGCGTTGAAGAACACCAGGTCGCCGGGCTGTTCCTGGCCTTCTAAAACACGCGCCCCGAACGGCCACTGCCCGAACGTGGTGCGCGGGATCTGCAGCCCCGCCGACCGGTACGCGGCGTAGATCACGCCCGAGCAGTCGAAGGCGTCCGGCCCGGTGCCGCCCCACAGGTACGGCTTGCCGCGCTGCGCCAGCGCGTACTGCAGGATCTTGGCG encodes:
- a CDS encoding (deoxy)nucleoside triphosphate pyrophosphohydrolase, producing the protein MSVIVVVAAVIVDSGGRVLAAQRAEPPALAGGWEFPGGKVDPGESEAEALVRECREELGVEVTVGERVGGDWPLSAGYVMRVWLATLASGTPEPREHLELRWLGPGEYYDVEWLGADLPIMKTVESILLAD